The following proteins are co-located in the Mycolicibacterium goodii genome:
- a CDS encoding molybdopterin-dependent oxidoreductase, translating into MTAPAGVTRAARLRGTAVTARVGLALGIAVAVCFVTGLISHFIQHPQPWFFWPTRPVWLYRVTQGLHVISGVAAIPLIVVKLWSVWPKLFERPVIGGPVRQLERASILVLVGAMLFQLSTGIMNIAQWYAFKFFFTTSHYAMSYVAAGAVLVHIAVKLPVIRQALGEPLEELPGGLPGVGREGLSRRTVLRGTWLAVAVATVATAGQTVPLLRRVSVLAPRSGEGPQGVPVNRSAIAAGVVRTARSPQYRLTVTHGATSRAFSLDELRAMPQTTHRLPVACVEGWSVDAEWTGVVLADLVAAVGGPPDADVRMISLEPPGPYSRTTLPARHARDAKTLIALRLNGEILDLDHGYPCRLIAPTRPGVLQTKWLSRIEVVP; encoded by the coding sequence GTGACCGCGCCCGCCGGGGTCACCAGGGCCGCCCGGTTGCGGGGCACCGCGGTCACCGCGAGGGTCGGTCTGGCCCTTGGCATCGCGGTCGCGGTGTGTTTCGTGACCGGACTGATCAGCCACTTCATCCAGCATCCGCAACCGTGGTTCTTCTGGCCGACGCGTCCGGTGTGGCTCTACCGGGTCACGCAGGGTCTGCACGTCATCTCCGGTGTCGCCGCCATCCCGCTGATCGTGGTCAAGCTGTGGTCGGTGTGGCCCAAGCTTTTCGAGCGTCCCGTGATCGGCGGGCCGGTCCGCCAGCTGGAACGCGCCTCGATCCTGGTGCTCGTCGGCGCCATGCTGTTCCAGCTGTCCACCGGGATCATGAACATCGCCCAGTGGTATGCGTTCAAATTCTTTTTCACCACATCGCATTACGCGATGTCGTATGTGGCTGCGGGCGCGGTGCTGGTGCACATCGCGGTCAAACTGCCGGTCATCCGGCAGGCCCTCGGTGAACCGCTGGAGGAGCTGCCCGGCGGCCTGCCCGGTGTCGGGCGCGAGGGGCTGAGCCGTCGCACGGTGCTGCGCGGCACGTGGCTCGCGGTTGCGGTCGCGACGGTCGCCACCGCCGGTCAGACGGTGCCGTTGTTGCGGCGGGTGTCGGTGCTCGCGCCGCGCTCCGGCGAGGGGCCGCAAGGGGTTCCGGTGAACCGGTCGGCGATCGCGGCCGGCGTGGTGCGCACCGCGCGCTCGCCGCAGTACCGCTTGACGGTGACGCACGGCGCGACCAGTCGCGCGTTCAGCCTCGACGAACTGCGGGCCATGCCGCAGACCACGCACCGGTTGCCCGTCGCGTGTGTCGAGGGATGGAGCGTCGACGCCGAGTGGACCGGGGTGGTGCTGGCCGATCTCGTCGCGGCCGTCGGCGGCCCGCCGGATGCCGACGTGCGGATGATCTCGCTGGAACCGCCGGGCCCGTATTCCCGCACCACCCTGCCCGCCCGGCACGCACGCGACGCGAAGACCCTGATCGCGTTGCGGCTCAACGGGGAAATCCTCGACCTCGACCACGGCTATCCGTGCCGGCTGATCGCGCCGACCCGCCCTGGGGTGCTGCAGACGAAGTGGCTGTCGCGCATCGAGGTGGTGCCGTGA
- a CDS encoding class I SAM-dependent methyltransferase, producing the protein MHGHLYDRALDGERCWIRHSDGRVQRLPVRRWLGGVRSDRRFDRTVVDLCSGPTIDLGCGPGRLVAGLVRRGVPALGVDQSVTAVEIARSSGVPVLCRDLFEPLPGTGRWHTALLADGNVGLGGDPWRVLQRAGELLRRGGECLAEFDTDVAGVEANWVRLESARAVGPWFRWASVGLDCAERIAADVGLVLRTVHSIGDRAVASLVAA; encoded by the coding sequence GTGCACGGGCATCTCTACGATCGGGCTCTCGACGGCGAACGGTGCTGGATCCGCCATTCCGACGGGCGGGTGCAGCGCCTGCCGGTGCGCCGGTGGCTGGGCGGTGTGCGGTCCGACCGCCGGTTCGACCGCACGGTGGTGGATCTGTGTTCCGGGCCGACCATCGATCTGGGTTGCGGCCCGGGACGTCTGGTGGCCGGCCTGGTGCGGCGGGGGGTTCCCGCGCTCGGTGTCGACCAGTCGGTGACGGCCGTCGAGATCGCCCGCAGCAGCGGTGTTCCGGTGCTGTGCCGGGATCTGTTCGAACCGTTGCCGGGGACCGGGCGGTGGCACACCGCACTGCTCGCCGACGGCAATGTCGGGTTGGGCGGGGATCCGTGGCGGGTGCTGCAACGCGCGGGGGAACTGCTGCGCCGCGGTGGTGAGTGCCTGGCCGAATTCGACACGGATGTCGCAGGAGTGGAGGCGAACTGGGTGCGGTTGGAGTCCGCGCGCGCCGTCGGCCCGTGGTTCCGCTGGGCGTCGGTGGGACTGGACTGCGCCGAGCGGATCGCCGCCGATGTGGGTCTGGTACTGCGCACCGTGCATTCGATCGGTGACCGGGCCGTCGCCAGCCTGGTGGCGGCGTGA
- a CDS encoding DUF2064 domain-containing protein, translating into MLAVTVLVVAKAPVPGLAKTRLAAGLGADVAADIAAAALLDTLDAVAAAPVAQRVVALTGDLNDARRGREIADRLGDFTVVAQRGDGFAERLVQAHTDAARSGLPVLQIGMDTPQVSADLLADCGRALLGADAVLGMACDGGWWVLGVHDAAAAACLRTVPMSHPDTGELTLAALRRNGFTVALLSELADVDTVADIGAVRRACAPDSRFSCATEGM; encoded by the coding sequence ATGCTCGCGGTCACCGTGCTGGTGGTCGCCAAGGCGCCGGTGCCCGGGCTGGCGAAAACCCGCCTGGCGGCAGGCCTCGGCGCCGACGTGGCCGCCGACATCGCCGCGGCCGCCCTGCTCGACACCCTCGACGCGGTCGCCGCCGCACCGGTCGCGCAGCGCGTGGTCGCGTTGACCGGCGATCTGAACGATGCCCGCCGTGGCCGTGAGATCGCCGACCGGCTCGGCGATTTCACGGTGGTGGCGCAGCGCGGCGACGGATTCGCCGAACGTCTGGTTCAGGCGCATACCGACGCAGCCCGGTCCGGGCTGCCGGTCCTGCAGATCGGGATGGACACCCCGCAGGTCAGCGCGGACCTGCTCGCCGACTGCGGGCGGGCGCTGCTGGGCGCCGACGCGGTTCTCGGCATGGCATGCGACGGTGGCTGGTGGGTGCTCGGTGTGCACGACGCGGCGGCGGCCGCGTGTCTGCGCACCGTGCCGATGTCGCATCCGGACACCGGCGAGCTGACGCTGGCGGCGTTGCGGCGCAACGGGTTCACCGTGGCACTGCTGAGCGAGCTGGCCGATGTCGACACGGTCGCCGACATCGGTGCGGTGCGCCGTGCCTGCGCACCGGACAGCCGGTTCTCCTGCGCCACCGAGGGGATGTGA
- a CDS encoding glycosyltransferase family 2 protein, with protein MAQQPAVVTVVLPCLDEEQSLPAVLTAIPDGYQALVVDNNSTDRTAEVARAHGAEVVHEPRPGYGSAVHAGVVAARTPVVAVLDADGSLDPAALPALVGVLDGADMVVGRRRPVRGLRWPWHARLGTAAVCWRLRRRYGLTVHDIAPMRVARRAALLDLGVTDRRSGYPLELLVRAAQAGWRVVECDVAYGPRTGGRSKVSGSLRGSLIAALDFWRVI; from the coding sequence GTGGCCCAGCAACCGGCAGTCGTGACGGTGGTGCTGCCCTGTCTCGACGAGGAGCAGTCCCTGCCCGCGGTGCTGACGGCCATACCGGACGGGTATCAGGCGCTCGTGGTCGACAACAACAGCACCGATCGCACCGCCGAGGTGGCCCGTGCGCACGGTGCCGAGGTGGTGCACGAGCCGAGGCCGGGTTACGGATCCGCCGTGCACGCCGGGGTGGTTGCGGCGCGCACGCCGGTGGTGGCGGTGCTCGACGCCGACGGATCCCTCGACCCGGCGGCCTTGCCCGCGCTGGTCGGCGTGCTCGACGGCGCGGACATGGTGGTCGGGCGGCGCAGGCCGGTGCGCGGCCTGCGGTGGCCGTGGCACGCCCGGTTGGGGACGGCCGCGGTGTGCTGGCGGCTTCGGCGTCGGTACGGATTGACGGTTCACGACATCGCCCCGATGCGGGTGGCGCGCCGCGCGGCGCTGCTCGATCTGGGCGTGACCGACCGCAGGTCGGGATATCCGCTGGAGCTGCTGGTCCGCGCGGCCCAGGCCGGATGGCGTGTGGTGGAATGCGACGTGGCGTACGGCCCGCGCACGGGCGGCAGGTCGAAGGTCAGCGGGTCGCTGCGCGGCAGCCTCATCGCCGCGCTCGATTTCTGGCGGGTGATCTGA
- a CDS encoding response regulator transcription factor, whose translation MPRVLIADDDTVVRDVVRRYLERDGLDVTIAHDGSEALRLLATEHLDVAVLDVMMPGPDGLSLCRELRKDGDYRLPVILLTALGEEDDRIAGLEAGADDYLTKPFSPRELALRVRSVLRRTSGSAAPAPAELSVGELRVSTASRSVTVSGRAVNLTNREFDLLMFFLTHTDTVFSREDLLKRVWRWDFGDLSTVTVHVKRLRSKLGAHHRVQTVWGRGYLWSGNGSDGVEGSP comes from the coding sequence GTGCCCCGTGTCCTGATCGCCGACGACGACACCGTCGTCCGCGATGTCGTCCGCCGCTACCTGGAACGAGACGGACTGGACGTGACCATCGCACACGACGGTTCGGAGGCGCTGCGGCTGCTGGCGACCGAGCACCTCGACGTCGCGGTGCTCGACGTGATGATGCCAGGGCCGGACGGCCTGTCGCTGTGCCGTGAACTGCGCAAAGACGGCGACTACCGGTTGCCGGTGATCCTGCTGACCGCGCTCGGCGAGGAGGACGACCGCATCGCCGGACTGGAGGCAGGCGCCGACGACTACCTCACCAAACCGTTCAGCCCACGCGAGTTGGCGCTGCGCGTGCGGTCGGTGCTGCGCCGCACCTCCGGATCGGCGGCACCCGCGCCCGCCGAACTGTCCGTCGGGGAACTGCGCGTGTCGACCGCGTCGCGTTCGGTGACGGTGTCGGGCCGCGCGGTGAACCTGACCAACCGTGAGTTCGACCTGCTGATGTTCTTCCTGACCCACACCGACACCGTGTTCTCCCGCGAAGATCTGCTCAAGCGGGTGTGGCGCTGGGACTTCGGCGACCTGTCGACGGTCACGGTGCACGTCAAGCGGTTGCGGTCCAAGCTCGGTGCGCACCACCGCGTGCAGACCGTGTGGGGGCGTGGATATCTGTGGAGCGGCAACGGATCCGACGGAGTCGAGGGGTCACCATGA
- a CDS encoding sensor histidine kinase has translation MTDLWQIAGWALACSVPVVLAGALVIRLARSLSLAVSMVALVLIPVLATFTGVIGASGFMITAMFERIAVVLVIVSVVTIPAAIMLARYQARRTVWEQEIRDAERAAEHSRRQLVAFVSHDLRTPLAGIRAVAEAIADGVVTDDEVRVHAKQIEQESIRLAEMVDDLFEMSKINAGAIAPTRDNVALDEVVDDVLSAHRLPAQRAGVTLHSELPASPVRVIGSDRALLRVLSNLVANAIAHTPEGGSVTLAVGSDADGAWIRVDDTGVGIDEADLPKVFDVAYRGSNGRVPRADSSLPSGSGLGLAIAAGLVAAHGGSLAARNLDTGARFEVRLPTA, from the coding sequence ATGACCGACCTGTGGCAGATCGCGGGATGGGCGTTGGCCTGTTCGGTCCCGGTGGTGCTCGCCGGCGCGCTGGTGATCCGGTTGGCGCGGTCCTTGTCGCTGGCGGTCAGCATGGTGGCGCTCGTGCTGATCCCGGTGCTGGCGACGTTCACGGGTGTGATCGGCGCGAGCGGCTTCATGATCACCGCGATGTTCGAGCGCATCGCCGTGGTGCTGGTGATCGTGTCCGTGGTGACCATCCCGGCCGCGATCATGCTGGCCCGTTATCAGGCCCGACGCACGGTGTGGGAGCAGGAGATCCGCGACGCCGAACGCGCCGCCGAACATTCGCGGCGCCAACTGGTGGCGTTCGTCAGTCACGACCTGCGCACCCCGCTGGCAGGCATCCGTGCGGTCGCCGAAGCCATCGCCGACGGGGTGGTCACCGACGACGAGGTCCGCGTGCACGCCAAACAGATTGAACAGGAATCGATCCGGCTTGCCGAGATGGTCGACGACCTGTTCGAGATGTCGAAGATCAACGCCGGTGCCATCGCGCCGACCCGCGACAACGTGGCGCTCGACGAGGTGGTCGACGACGTGTTGTCGGCGCACCGGCTGCCCGCGCAACGCGCCGGGGTGACGCTGCACTCGGAGTTGCCCGCGAGCCCGGTGCGGGTGATCGGCAGCGACCGCGCGCTGCTGCGTGTGCTGTCGAACCTCGTCGCCAACGCGATCGCGCACACCCCCGAGGGCGGAAGCGTCACGCTCGCCGTGGGTTCCGACGCCGACGGCGCATGGATCCGCGTCGACGACACCGGCGTCGGGATCGACGAGGCGGATCTGCCGAAGGTGTTCGACGTCGCCTACCGCGGCTCCAACGGCCGTGTGCCGCGCGCTGATTCGTCGCTGCCGAGCGGTTCGGGGCTCGGCCTGGCGATCGCCGCGGGCCTGGTTGCGGCACACGGCGGATCGCTCGCGGCGCGCAACCTGGACACCGGCGCGCGGTTCGAGGTGCGCCTGCCCACCGCCTGA
- a CDS encoding nitronate monooxygenase, producing MKPAICAQFGIDFPLFAFSHCRDVVAAVTNAGGFGVLGATAYTPEQLDRELSWIDEQVGGRPYGADIIVPAKFEGKGENLTRDQLKDRIPAEYREFVTQLLAEHGIEPDPGQRLGGSSLSGDTGRELLDVALSHPIKLVANALGVSPDYMIEAGRERGVPVAALVGAREHALKQVQAGVDLIIAQGTEAGGHCGEVSTLVLVPEVLDTLAEVGSDIPVLAAGGIVTGRQMAAAVAMGAAGAWTGSVWLTTEEAETAPATVQKMLAATSRDTVRSTGRTGKPARQLVSDWTRAWAPSPGGHPTLPLPLQNMLAEPVIRRIDVLAAQGHAGAQALATYFVGQGVGLMNKVKPAREVVREFIEDYLAAAERLSNSLPD from the coding sequence GTGAAACCCGCGATCTGTGCACAGTTCGGTATCGACTTCCCGCTGTTTGCGTTCAGCCACTGCCGCGACGTGGTGGCCGCGGTGACCAACGCAGGCGGGTTCGGCGTGCTCGGGGCCACCGCCTACACGCCTGAGCAGCTGGACCGGGAGCTGTCCTGGATCGACGAGCAGGTCGGCGGCAGGCCCTACGGCGCCGACATCATCGTGCCCGCCAAGTTCGAGGGCAAGGGGGAGAACCTGACCCGCGACCAGCTCAAGGACCGGATCCCGGCCGAGTACCGCGAGTTCGTCACGCAGTTGCTCGCCGAGCACGGCATCGAACCGGATCCCGGGCAGAGGCTGGGCGGCTCGTCGCTGTCCGGCGACACCGGCCGCGAGCTGCTGGACGTGGCGTTGAGCCACCCGATCAAGCTCGTCGCCAACGCCCTCGGTGTGTCGCCGGACTACATGATCGAGGCCGGCCGCGAGCGCGGCGTGCCGGTCGCGGCGCTGGTCGGTGCGCGTGAGCACGCCCTCAAGCAGGTGCAGGCCGGTGTGGACCTGATCATCGCGCAGGGCACCGAGGCCGGCGGCCACTGCGGTGAGGTGTCGACGCTGGTGCTGGTGCCCGAGGTGCTCGACACCCTGGCCGAGGTGGGCAGTGACATCCCGGTGCTGGCCGCGGGCGGCATCGTGACGGGCCGTCAGATGGCCGCGGCCGTGGCCATGGGCGCGGCGGGCGCGTGGACCGGTTCGGTGTGGTTGACCACCGAGGAGGCCGAGACCGCGCCCGCCACCGTGCAGAAGATGCTGGCGGCCACCTCCCGCGACACCGTCCGGTCCACCGGTCGCACCGGCAAGCCTGCGCGCCAGCTGGTCTCGGACTGGACCAGGGCCTGGGCGCCCAGTCCGGGCGGGCACCCGACCCTGCCGCTGCCGCTGCAGAACATGCTGGCCGAACCGGTCATCCGCCGCATCGATGTGCTTGCCGCGCAAGGACATGCGGGCGCACAGGCGTTGGCGACGTATTTCGTCGGCCAGGGCGTCGGCCTGATGAACAAGGTCAAGCCCGCCAGAGAGGTGGTGCGCGAGTTCATCGAGGACTATCTCGCGGCCGCCGAACGGCTCAGCAACTCGCTGCCGGACTGA
- a CDS encoding IclR family transcriptional regulator, which yields MSDSGPERVAALLRAFGRGDGPNVEHTVSDLARTVGRERSQVSRMLKALERGGLVEQNAESKAYRLGWPLLVLAAGAGDTPLLRAARPVLQTLVARTSEVALLSVQQGNRSLTVLREESHQSLRAGGWVGRSSPMHCSASGRALLFDSDDALVADLTADDLKAPTSTLEAPADLDELLTRLRVERGRGYAVASEELEIGLTSVSTPVRDRNDTLLAVINVSGPTSRLIHRVDDIAKLLLTASVAIQRNLASTRPPAPRRRR from the coding sequence ATGAGCGACTCGGGCCCAGAACGGGTGGCGGCACTGTTGCGCGCGTTCGGACGCGGTGACGGACCCAACGTCGAGCACACCGTCAGTGATCTCGCCCGCACCGTCGGACGTGAACGCAGCCAGGTTTCCCGGATGCTCAAGGCCCTGGAAAGGGGCGGACTCGTCGAGCAGAACGCAGAGTCGAAGGCCTACCGACTGGGATGGCCGCTGCTGGTACTCGCCGCGGGCGCGGGGGACACCCCTTTGCTGCGGGCCGCTCGTCCGGTCCTGCAGACGCTGGTCGCGCGGACCAGTGAAGTCGCATTGCTGTCCGTGCAACAGGGCAACAGGTCTTTGACGGTCTTGCGGGAAGAGTCACACCAGTCGCTGCGAGCCGGCGGGTGGGTTGGACGCAGCTCGCCGATGCACTGCTCCGCTTCCGGACGGGCGTTGCTGTTCGACAGCGACGACGCCCTGGTGGCCGATCTCACCGCCGACGATCTGAAAGCTCCGACCTCCACGCTGGAAGCCCCGGCTGATCTCGACGAACTGCTCACCCGGCTTCGCGTCGAACGCGGTAGGGGCTACGCGGTCGCAAGCGAGGAGCTTGAGATCGGACTGACCTCTGTGAGCACCCCGGTCCGCGACCGCAACGACACTCTGCTTGCCGTCATCAACGTGTCCGGGCCCACCTCCCGGCTCATCCACCGGGTGGACGACATCGCCAAGCTCCTGCTCACGGCGAGTGTTGCGATCCAGCGAAACCTCGCATCCACTCGGCCGCCGGCTCCGCGACGACGGCGCTGA
- a CDS encoding lyase family protein — MPSTKITPAADQPLYGQQTTLSLANFTAPGRTFGDVPAFVRNYALVKLAAARANHSLGVLDSAQRDGIVAACEEVAAGHHADQFPSALLLGGGGTTTNMNVNEVIAARASQLAGVAVHANDHVNASQSTNDTYPTAMALTVFDLVEHPVRALGELAGALEDKAAEFDATPHLGRTCLRDAVSLTAGQSHRSQAAAIRRTGEDLRSSVAAMSSVPLGATAIGTGVGAPDGYRELAIGELASVTGRDLRPAVDPFDALAHLDPYAAVAAAGARAGLTMAKVAADIRLLSSGPAGGFGDLNIPAVQAGSSIMPAKVNPAIPEYVMQLSYRIRGAAHTVEFAVAAGELELNVMEPVIIDALITIFGDLAAAATCFARRCVTGISWDGHRREENLAAALDSWVTLAATRGYDATTTQYRNNNLSAAGRNGGGHV, encoded by the coding sequence ATGCCCTCGACCAAGATCACCCCGGCGGCGGATCAGCCGCTCTACGGGCAGCAGACAACCCTGTCGCTCGCGAATTTCACCGCCCCGGGCCGCACGTTCGGCGACGTACCGGCATTTGTACGCAACTATGCCCTGGTGAAACTCGCCGCCGCACGGGCGAACCATTCCCTCGGCGTGCTCGACTCCGCACAGCGTGACGGCATCGTCGCGGCGTGCGAGGAAGTCGCAGCCGGGCACCATGCGGACCAGTTCCCGTCGGCGCTGCTTCTCGGCGGCGGCGGCACGACCACGAATATGAACGTCAACGAGGTCATCGCGGCCCGCGCCAGTCAGCTCGCCGGCGTGGCGGTTCATGCCAACGATCACGTCAACGCTTCGCAGTCGACCAACGACACCTACCCGACGGCCATGGCACTGACCGTGTTCGACCTGGTCGAGCATCCTGTGCGAGCGCTCGGCGAACTGGCCGGCGCGCTTGAGGACAAGGCCGCCGAATTCGACGCCACACCGCACCTGGGACGCACCTGCCTTCGAGATGCGGTCAGCCTCACTGCGGGCCAATCGCATCGGTCACAAGCCGCGGCGATTCGCCGCACCGGCGAGGATCTTCGCTCGTCGGTCGCAGCGATGAGCTCGGTACCGCTGGGAGCGACCGCGATCGGAACGGGCGTCGGCGCCCCCGACGGCTACCGGGAGCTCGCGATCGGGGAACTCGCCTCGGTCACCGGCCGGGACCTGCGACCCGCGGTCGATCCTTTCGACGCTCTCGCGCACCTGGACCCGTACGCGGCGGTGGCCGCCGCAGGGGCCCGGGCCGGACTGACGATGGCCAAGGTGGCCGCCGACATCCGGTTGCTTTCGTCGGGCCCGGCGGGTGGCTTCGGCGATCTGAACATCCCTGCGGTACAGGCCGGTTCGTCGATCATGCCGGCGAAGGTCAACCCCGCGATACCCGAGTACGTGATGCAACTGAGCTATCGCATCCGCGGCGCGGCCCACACGGTCGAATTCGCCGTCGCCGCGGGCGAACTCGAGCTCAACGTGATGGAGCCGGTGATCATCGACGCCCTGATCACAATCTTCGGCGATCTCGCCGCCGCGGCAACATGTTTCGCTCGCCGCTGCGTCACGGGCATCAGCTGGGACGGTCACCGCCGGGAGGAGAACCTCGCCGCGGCCCTCGACAGCTGGGTGACGCTCGCCGCCACGAGGGGGTATGACGCCACCACGACGCAGTACCGCAACAACAACCTGTCCGCCGCCGGCCGGAATGGAGGCGGGCATGTCTGA
- a CDS encoding MFS transporter: protein MSDVAAQSIQHVDYEDAPLTRSQIRVTIAGTGGQFSDGFILGIIGIVITASTNTLGLTPLWVGLLGAASLAGLFLGAVVTGPIADRFGRRHIFAWDMLAFAALSGLQFFIESPSQLLVLRLLIGVVLGADYVVSKSLVTEHAPRRFRGRLMSILAVAWAGGYVAAYLVGFLLTSLEGESWRYMLAASAVPALLILGFRLGVPESPLWLSRHGRTEEAAAVVSRHLGADVRPPSIEPNPARRNIAVLFTPKYRKRTMVGALFYICQVIPFFALGTFSPQVMESLGVTSKLGAGAAYNIFLLAGAVLGLLVIDRISRRAFLIGTFFVGAALLAALVVFSDTSSAVKVALFALFALVLAAAVNLEFVYPPELFPTDLRASGVGIAVAASRIGSAASTFLLPVVVAQYNVNAALIGCVVVLAIGGFACWAWAPETRNESLNDIDGDR, encoded by the coding sequence ATGTCTGACGTTGCAGCGCAATCGATTCAGCACGTCGACTACGAGGATGCCCCACTCACCAGATCCCAGATCCGAGTGACGATCGCGGGCACCGGTGGACAGTTCAGCGATGGCTTCATCCTCGGAATCATCGGGATCGTGATCACCGCTTCAACCAATACTCTCGGTCTGACCCCACTGTGGGTCGGGCTCCTGGGCGCCGCGTCCCTGGCCGGGCTGTTCCTCGGCGCCGTCGTCACCGGTCCGATCGCAGACCGCTTCGGCCGCCGACACATCTTCGCCTGGGACATGCTCGCCTTCGCCGCCCTGTCCGGACTCCAGTTCTTCATCGAGTCGCCATCGCAACTGCTGGTGCTGCGCCTGCTGATCGGTGTGGTGCTCGGCGCCGACTACGTGGTCAGCAAATCCTTGGTCACCGAGCACGCACCCCGCAGGTTCCGGGGCAGACTGATGAGCATCCTCGCGGTCGCCTGGGCCGGCGGTTACGTCGCCGCCTACCTCGTCGGTTTCCTGCTGACCAGCCTCGAAGGCGAATCGTGGCGATACATGCTCGCCGCTAGCGCGGTGCCCGCCCTATTGATCCTCGGTTTCCGCCTCGGTGTCCCCGAGTCACCCCTGTGGCTCAGCCGGCACGGACGTACCGAGGAGGCCGCAGCCGTCGTCTCGCGCCATCTCGGTGCCGATGTCCGCCCGCCCTCGATCGAGCCGAACCCAGCACGACGCAACATCGCCGTCCTGTTCACGCCGAAATACCGCAAGCGCACCATGGTGGGAGCCCTGTTCTACATCTGCCAAGTCATCCCGTTCTTCGCACTCGGGACGTTCTCCCCTCAGGTGATGGAGTCTCTCGGGGTTACCAGCAAGCTTGGCGCCGGCGCGGCCTACAACATCTTCCTGCTCGCAGGCGCTGTGCTCGGGCTGTTGGTGATCGACCGGATCTCACGGCGCGCGTTCCTGATCGGAACATTCTTCGTGGGGGCCGCGCTGCTGGCCGCGCTCGTCGTATTCTCCGACACCAGCTCCGCGGTCAAGGTTGCCCTGTTCGCGCTGTTCGCTCTCGTCCTCGCGGCCGCGGTCAACCTCGAATTCGTCTACCCACCAGAGCTGTTCCCCACGGACCTACGTGCCTCGGGAGTGGGAATCGCCGTCGCAGCCAGTCGGATCGGATCAGCCGCCAGCACCTTTCTGCTGCCCGTCGTCGTCGCGCAGTACAACGTCAACGCCGCGCTCATCGGCTGTGTCGTCGTGTTGGCGATCGGCGGATTCGCCTGCTGGGCATGGGCACCGGAGACCCGCAACGAGTCACTGAACGACATCGACGGCGACCGCTAG
- a CDS encoding alpha/beta hydrolase — translation MRRWFAVVAIVALVTIGLLAALWSTQRRLVYFPSPGPVPSAATVLPGGRDVELTTADGIRLGAWYFPGPRRSAVLLLNGNAGDRSMRAPLAVALNRMGLPVLLFDYRGYGGNPGRPTEAGLAADARAAQEWLAASPGVDRIAYFGESLGAAVAVGLAVDRPPAALVLRSPFTSLADVGAVHYPWLPVRWLLLDRYPSIERIPSVTAPLLVIAGGRDDIVPTALSRRLYDAATASKHWLLVPGAGHNDPVFLDGRQMIAELEQFLSTTGMT, via the coding sequence ATGCGCCGGTGGTTTGCCGTCGTTGCTATCGTCGCGCTCGTGACGATCGGCCTGCTGGCCGCGCTGTGGTCTACGCAGCGGCGGCTGGTCTACTTCCCGTCGCCCGGCCCGGTGCCGTCGGCCGCGACCGTGTTGCCGGGCGGCCGGGACGTCGAGCTGACCACTGCTGACGGAATCCGATTGGGGGCCTGGTACTTTCCGGGCCCGCGCCGGTCAGCGGTGTTGTTGCTCAACGGCAACGCCGGCGACCGGTCGATGCGGGCGCCGTTGGCGGTCGCGCTGAACCGGATGGGGTTGCCGGTGTTGCTGTTCGACTACCGCGGCTACGGCGGCAACCCGGGCCGTCCGACCGAGGCCGGACTGGCCGCCGACGCGCGGGCGGCGCAGGAATGGTTGGCCGCTTCGCCGGGTGTCGATCGTATCGCCTACTTCGGTGAGTCGCTCGGCGCGGCGGTAGCGGTCGGGCTTGCGGTTGACAGGCCCCCGGCTGCGTTGGTGTTGCGGTCGCCGTTCACCTCGCTGGCCGACGTCGGAGCGGTGCACTACCCGTGGCTGCCCGTGCGGTGGCTGTTGCTCGACCGGTATCCGTCGATCGAGCGGATCCCGTCGGTGACCGCACCGCTGCTGGTCATTGCCGGCGGTCGCGACGACATTGTGCCGACCGCGCTGAGCCGGCGGCTCTACGACGCAGCCACAGCGTCCAAGCATTGGCTGCTGGTGCCGGGTGCCGGGCACAATGACCCGGTGTTTCTGGATGGGCGGCAGATGATCGCCGAGCTCGAACAGTTTTTGTCGACCACAGGTATGACCTAG